caaccgGTTATCAAGGAGCTGCGATTAGGAAGTAGGCGATGATGTATCAATAAGCATCGTAccaaaaacaatagaaaagaaCCAAAGGCGGAACACTATAGTGTAAGCAGTATAAAGAGCTCAAAGATGTGTTACGTTGAGTAAGATTTTGCTGATTGTGTGAGTGACTCTctgttcggtgtgtgtttgtgcatctTGAACGGTACAACACATATCCTCGACGTCTCGGCTCCcaaggtgtaagaaaaaataataaaagaaacccCCCAGTCGATGTTCTTTCCGGGTTTCGGTTTGCCGTGTGAAAAATGAGCACGTCGTCACAGCACCCTACAactacaaaaacaacaagaaaataaGTTCGTCAGTTTCACACGACTGCCGAGGAACtcacaaatgtcaaaaatggTTTCGTCGCAGTATGACCATCAAATACGACCCTCCGTTCGATTTATAGGCTACTAGTGGGTTTCATCTTAGTTTTTAGGTTTAATCGAACCACGCATCGACACATCTTCCGTCACACAATAGCGGCGATACTCATTCATTCAGGAATAAAATCGTTCTGCACCTGAAGTTGGAATGAAATAGATTTAAATCCCTACATCGTCTTaattgtacaataaaatgACCATACAATAAAAGGTACACACACTCTaagtaaaaaagaaatctGCAAAAGATACAGGCATTATTAACAACACGCATCGTAGTGTGCGTAGTGCGTAGTGGTGATAAAGGAAATACGGTGCATGGAACGAACAAACCGTAtctgtgtgcagtgtgtgcgttttaatgtgtgtttttttaggcCGTAATTATTGAAAGGAAATGGTGGTTGCAAatattatataaatttatCGTTTTGGCTACACATCGCCCATGTATAAAAGCGTTTGTTATGTGTGCagtgtaaaatatgtttagcCAGAATTGTGTTATTGCATTGTTgctttgggtgcttaaaacaaattttaattaaatccacTCTACTTTCGTGTGTTTCCGTgcgtgcctgtgtgtgtgtgtgcgcgcgcgtttgtATGTGCTTTTTCTTCAGCATCGATTTTGTGAgcataataaacaataacagaGCAACCTTCGCACACGAGCGCCAAGCGCAGTAGGCGGCTTGTTTTCCTCAGTACGAGAAGCCGACACCTTCTTTAACGACGGTCTGCGCTGCGTGTGCGCCcatgtgtgcgtatgtgtgctaAAGTGTATTGTTGGTGTCCAAGAAAGATCTGTCAAACTTCGTATATTGTTGTACCTTCCTCTACATAACTATCCAAGTGAAAATTTGTGCTATAATATTCTGCTCTCTCCaatgtggtgttttgtttcgtgtagTAGGAGATAGTGCTGGGTACATCAACAGCGCTGCAGTGGAGTGTTCGGGTTCGGATAGTGTGTGACCCTCCCCGGAACCCTGGATTAACAATCATAAGGCAAACGTTTGCAGCTCATTTGGAACGTCGCGCTGTGTCCTCAAATCGGTAACAATCGGAAAAGTGGTTTACCTCAATTTATCCATCACCTGTTCGTCCTGCAAAACCGCACGTCCGCGTTCACAGTCGTCCTCTGTTGCGTGACGTGTGCCCCTCTCCTACCCGATACGGGGTGTGGTGAGAGAGGAGGCACTGCACCTTCCTACCCCGGTCCGGTTGTCCGGCACGATGGCGTGCCTGAATACGCTGAAGCTAGAAATCAAAACGCTCGAGCAGGTCTTCCCGAAGAACCATGAACGGTTCCAAATCCTTAGCGCCACGGTGGACGAACTGTGCTGCCGCTTCATCGGTCGCAACGGCAAGCAATACGTAATCCATGCCAACATTACGGTAAGTGAGGGTAGAGTCATGTTCAATATGGGGTACATTGTGAAGAAAGGTGAAGCCCCATGTCTATGAGGCCGAATTGTATGAACTAACCTAGATAAATAGGGCATATGGCATTTAGCTGCCAGTCCTGAAACGAATAGAGGTAAAATGGACATCTGATGCTTAAATCAGTGGTAATTAATTAAGCAAGGTATAGGAACCTGCATTCTTTAGTCGTGCCGAGTGATAAGCTTGCAGAGATGAGGAAGATTTTACATATATTtacgaaaaagaaacgcatCAGTTTTTGCATCCACCTCAATGTGCCTTACTTGGAAACTAATTACGTATTGATTTAATAGGTTGTATTGATAATCATAGCGAGATAATATGATATCtagtaaaaatgtataattggAACACATGAGGTTGGCAAGGGTAAAACTATGTTCACAATTCACAATAATGTACAACACCTGGCCACCCCAAGGAATCGTTACTTCCactgttaaataattttacctGAGTGGGAGGACCAGATTGCTGAGGTAGGAACAGATGCTATCGAGAATACTCTAAATATTCTCTTAAAAGTCTACCTGGTTCCCACCAGCTTTGCAGGAATAATGATTAACAAGAACGCTGAATATATAGTCTTACATGCAACATAATGTTCGGGAGGTTCCGGTTTTTGTGACAGCGAATAGTGGAATACACAGTTACTAATAAGAAAAATCAAGTCAGGGCCACCATTACTAACTTTTTTGCACGGGGAAGTTTGTTTTACATGTATCTGTTACTTACTGAAAGCTTACCTTCTTAGCTATTGGCCGGTGCAATCAGTCTAAGTTCTaatctcgaaaaaaaaaaactcagtcTATCCCATGCCTGACTGATCTATctagaaacgaaaaagtttctgaaaatCTCAGCTGGACAGTCTACTTTAGGGTTAAGGTGTGGGTATATAATCTGGGTGGACTTTTATAACGGAGTGTtaacaatgttttaatgtttatatCCGACTGTTTAGCCAAAAAAGTGTACTGAGATACATTCAGACCGATAGCGAGATCTTTCATATCTTGGAGTAGATCAAGCGGTACGCAAGCGAAGCAAGTGATGGGTCATCTTATCGTTAATACTGTTTACATTAGTCTGGTTAGTTAACTTCTTGTTCTTTCGCTTAATGGTGCTAACAGTGGCTGCCTCGAAAATAGCAGTGCGTAAACATATTTACATATTGGATAATATTAACACATTGGATTCGTTTTGTAGTACGTTTTGCACGTAATTCTGCTCGGCAGTTCTCAACTATCATTCCGCTCAGGACCATCTAAGGACCTTTGATCATACCTTAAATTAACGAGTTTATATTTAAGGACGGTATCTGTCAAACTATCGAACACATATTTTTGTGAGGATTGTGTCATGTTGCTTCATGGTTCTCCTCGAATCTTTTGTTCAGTTGCTATGTTTACCGACCGTACTGGACCGTAATTTAATAACCATGCATAGTtaactgaaacaaaaaaatgtttttatttgagcAATTTTTAGGCAATCCCTAAAATACACAAATATGATTTTACATTGTCACATAGTTTATGTTGGAAATTATCCTGAGTGAAACGAGCTAGATACAGATGCTTTGTGTTAGCATTCGTCTAGCAGTTGAAAGGAAACTTTTATTgaagggaaataatttaaGCTTAAATTCGTTGGgtaaattttgtatggaaagCCTTGCAGCTAACCTCCTGCAAGATTAAGCGTCTAAGAGCCTCCATACATCAAAACTAACACAAGAACACATAATCTGAGAAAAAAAGTTACGCATTCCAAAATAGTTTTGCGACTGCTAAAGATACTCGTTAATGCTTTTACATAGAGCAAAAGAGAAGAGGGACAACAAAGATACTTTATTGCATAAAAATTACTTGTAAAGTCAATGTTTTTATAATGCTTTCTATTGATAACCCACACTTGATGAAGGTTTTCTATAAAACTTTATAAAACATACTCATGGGGAATTATTTCAGCAATCATTTGTCTGTCCTCATAATAGATGTCCTCATGTCTGATTTTGTTCCTTCTAAAAGAAGGTTTATCTTCAATTCTtcttaaacaaaataaatagacATCTTTCATTTACGTGATTTGCCGTGACGTGTTGTAATGTTCTTGTTGTTCgcattattttcaaaacatattGGCCATTAAATAGCGTTCTTCTACGTAATGTAAATTTCAAACTCATCCTTTCTCACCCATAAGGACCCATGGGATAAGGAAATCAGCAGCGCGGGAAAGAGCGAGCGCGATATGTTTGCGAGAAATAGATAAACTTGCAAACATCGATGCAATAGTGCTGCGAAGCTAAAGTACTTCCAAATTTAGGTCAATTTCAGTACCCCGCTCCCAATTGCGTTGCACAAGCGGAGAAGAAACCCGCCGGAGGTCATGATGCAATGATGTGGGTGGTAAGCAGCGAAAATAAGAACATTTATTTGGAATTTCCAAATTTAGTGAGGACAAACTTTGGAGCAAGCGGGAAGCTTTCTAGCTTTACACCGATTTATTTACAGACGGTAGAATGTATACAAATgtcggttaaaaaaaaagttttcctcaaaacatatttattacattacgtCTTGGCTGCACAACTGACATCTGAATAACAATTGGAAATGTCATTCTGCGTCGCACATGATGCGTGCAGTTTCGTTATTACGCAcgtgcacaatttatgatgaaTGTGCAATACCATTGTTTTTGTCATGTTGAAAGCATACCAAGCGTGTAAAATAGCGAAGAAATGGGTCGCATTTCTACGAAGCATGTTCGTTAAGTGATTAGTAATGATAACAGATGGGGGTTAAGCAGTTTCTTTCACGTGTCTCATACTTTTATTTCTACATCCGGGCGATTTGGATCGTTAAGTTCTAGTGTTTTATTTGCCGGATCAAAGTATGCACAGAACAGGTGCCGTGTTAATCTGTTCTCCCGTTCTGTCATCTTGCATGTTCTTTGTTGCTTTATCGATATATGGAGAAGATATTTCTCGTGCTGGTTTGCGTTCATTCCCTACTTAATTAACCAATTTCTTTGCGATGTTTTAGCTTTTTAGACCGTAAAAACGAGAATCGATTATTTACCATCCTATCAGCTGTTTCTGTACGATTTACTAAATCTCAAATCATTTCAGTGTTGtcagagttgtttttttttataaacattccTGTCCACACATTAGATTAATGATCATTAACAAAAATTGCAAGCAACTCTCCATAAAtacttttattgctttttatttgtaaattaaCCTGATCAGTTTTAActttgaattattatttttaagaaacgtaattaaaattaatgtttgattattatttccatttattaatttaataatatctGATGTTTTAGTGGTTCTCATAATTCTAATCAATTTAACATTGGATAAGAAATGGTGGCTTTTAATTGTTTGGGTCGTGCAATCTTGCACTTGAAACAGTTCAAGTAATCAGATTAAATATGGTCAAAACGTCAGagaggtggaaaacaaaacatgcacgCTACTTGTAGAAAACAGTACCAGCATCACGTTTCCAGTTGTGTTATTGACCTTTTGGGATGCTCCAGCCAAGGATGCTGCTTAGTTGGGCGGATGTGGATGGTAAAATAGAGGGGGGTAGGAGGAGGAAAACAAGCTTATGTTGTTCTTTGTGTCTGGCAACACTATTATTGATTGGTTGGTATGAAAAGGACATATGGGACCAGATGTTGGACAGGAGTTTCAGCAtattaaatagaaaaatatttcggtaaaccacaaaacctcaagttttattattagTTGTGTCAGGCTACGATTATCATACAGCAGAGGATAAGCTTTAACTGTCAGGTGGCCAGGAAAGCAGACGTATAGTATTACGGTGTGGGAGAATCAGCGGTGGTAAGCGTTAGTCCAACCGTTGCTGATTTGAGGGCGTTCAGACTATAGAGGCACATTCGAGTACGTTAGTCACAAAGAACCAGATAAGAACCACAAGATTATGAATCCgtggaataaaaacattagattaaaaaaaatagatttggaTTGAAGAAGCATATATTGAGTCTGGTAAGAGTAACCCTGTTAAGTGTGATAAATGATCATACATGTGATGCGAACTAAATGAGTCACCAAGAAGAAGTGATTTCCATTTCTGTTTCCAGGAAGGGGAGGGTATTGAAATTAGGGCAGCATAACGAAAGTCATAGTCATCAGCACCAAAAatctaattatttttatcgtacattttgtttatactaacttacttacttacattttgtttttattaatggTTAAGTATTCCATAATAACgataattttttattccatccaGGAAACGTATCCATCCACGCCTCCAGTATGGTTCGCCGAAAGCGAGGACACAAGTATTAGCAACGCTGTACAAATACTAACGAATACGAACGGTTTAGATAATCATGTTGTAAATCAGGTATgaaaagtagaacaaaaatgctaaaataaaacatgtaaaaattCGAAAGGTGCGCATGTTTAATGTAAACTTATCTCATCATTTTTAGGTACACATACTGTTACGCGAACTCTGCCGGCAGCACACGGTTCCACTACCTCCCGATCTGGAAACGCTGAAGAAAGCCTTCCAGCCGAATGGTGGCGCAGCCGGGGCACACCTACATGCAGCCGCCCATCTCCAGCATGGCATGCCACCACAGCAGTTACTTTCGgcgcaccagcaacagcagcagcaacatcagcaacttCAGctgcaacaccagcaacaggcGATCGATGAGATCGACTCCGACTGTGATGATATCGAGGATGTGGTCGGCGAAAGCGACCAGGAAAGTGAAGGTGAAGAGGATTTGCCCCTCGAGATGGACGATGGCCGCAGCACGGCGAAGGTATGTGCAATAAACGATTGTAAACACACAGTTGCAGTTGTAAACTGTAACATACGCAGTAGCATCAGTGCGTACGTCAGCTTTATGTAGCTTAGAGTTAGCCTACGTGGTACGCACAATGTCGTTGCTATATTGCCTTAGTAGGAGCCAACCACCCCCCAGTGGGGCAATTCGAACTGTAAACTTGCTTCGCTTGTATATGGAAAATCTTcctatttcattgcattgttgCTATTTAGCttatgttttgcatttcgATTCTTATCAGAATGacctatatatatatacaataaCGGTAGCGGGAACCTGCATAGAGTGTATCGGAGGTAAATCATGAGTATAAGAGTATGCCTATGTTGTCACTAGTTGCGCACTATCAGCACTGcaattttagaaatttaaatacCGAAGCATAATAATCATTACTATATCGCTTTTTCGCATCTCTGTTTACATTGTAGAAAGACGAAATGGAAGTAGAACATTTAGCAACATTGGAAAGATTACGACAAACGCAACGGCAGGATTATTTGAAGGTAAGTATGTGTATCCTGTattggaattgattttccttGAACATATGATTCTAATGACGTTCTCATACCAACTTTCACTCCAGGGTTCCGTGTCTGGTTCGGTGCAGGCGACGGATAGACTTATGAAGGAGCTGCGTGACATCTACCGGTCCGATTCGTTCAAAAACAACATGTACTCGATAGAGCTAGTAAACGATTCCATTTACGAGTGGAACATCCGTCTCATGTCGGTCGACCCGGACAGTCCGCTGCACAACGATCTGGTATTGCTAAAGGAGCGCGAAGGCAAGGACAGCATACTGCTGAACATCATGTTCAAGGAAACGTACCCTTTCGAGCCACCGTTCGTGCGGGTCGTGCATCCGATCATATCCGGTAAGGCGCGATGAGATGAGTGCACTGCATGTTCCTTCTTGGTTCAATGTGTGATTATTTGCCACTATACACGGAATTATCTTTTTTCTAATAGGCGGCTACGTCCTGGTAGGTGGTGCCATCTGCATGGAGCTGCTCACGAAACAGGGCTGGAGCTCAGCTTACACCGTGGAAGCGGTCATTATGCAAATAGCGGCCACACTAGTCAAGGGCAAGGCGCGAATACAGTTCGGCCCTACGAAGGTGAGAAATTTAATACGCACGCGTGTCGAGCGTAAACTACACGTTATATACCGTAGCGCAAGACCACCTACAACGGTTTGTTTGGTCACGTAATCTACTGCTTAAAAGGgagataaaaagttaaattatgTAGGCATCTATCAAAAaggttttgatgatgattttttaataGTCAAGGATAAATTTCTAAAACTAAACTAACGCCAACCGTTTGAATGGCACTCAGATTCGACGGACTGAATCAGATGACTTTATTTCAGATTCAGATGACTTGAACCGATGGAATTTCGGACAAACTTCAAATGTAGGGTCAATACCAGTAGTTTCAAAGTAAACACGTAGAGCCACGTATGTGGACATTATCAATATTTATACGCGTTTATCTCAAAACTACGTACTCCTCGGAGTTGTTATGGTCTGTTAGAGTTATCCACCattgtttcaaaatttcataaacGAGGTActctatttattgttttatttttgtcttcCAATGGTTTTTAACCAATTCCCAAAAGTTCACGAAAATCGTTTTTTAACGGCAATCGGAGAAAAGATCTATAAAAACGtcaattgtttgtgtttcaacGAAAAACACTCACCGTTGAAAAAAAGTCCCCAatataacattatttttgagcttCCAATGTGTACATCTCCCCTTAGATTAAAATTTCCACTCAAAACAACCACTAATCGAATATCAGTCTCTTTCACAGGGTCAGTACAGCTTAGCTAGAGCGCAGCAAAGTTTCAAATCGCTCGTGCAAATCCACGAAAAGAACGGATGGTTTACACCGCCCAAAGAGGACGGTTAAGCTGTGGCAATACAATGATGAGAAGGATGGCGCACCGTTCGTTGCTGATGCACTGCTACTACTCTACTACTCGGCTGTTCCATTTGTCGTATGGAGTCGCGCCCCTATAAAAGGTCCTGCTCGTGACTCGCGCGCCACACGACAATGT
This region of Anopheles marshallii chromosome 2, idAnoMarsDA_429_01, whole genome shotgun sequence genomic DNA includes:
- the LOC128718908 gene encoding ubiquitin-conjugating enzyme E2 Q2 isoform X1; its protein translation is MACLNTLKLEIKTLEQVFPKNHERFQILSATVDELCCRFIGRNGKQYVIHANITETYPSTPPVWFAESEDTSISNAVQILTNTNGLDNHVVNQVHILLRELCRQHTVPLPPDLETLKKAFQPNGGAAGAHLHAAAHLQHGMPPQQLLSAHQQQQQQHQQLQLQHQQQAIDEIDSDCDDIEDVVGESDQESEGEEDLPLEMDDGRSTAKKDEMEVEHLATLERLRQTQRQDYLKGSVSGSVQATDRLMKELRDIYRSDSFKNNMYSIELVNDSIYEWNIRLMSVDPDSPLHNDLVLLKEREGKDSILLNIMFKETYPFEPPFVRVVHPIISGGYVLVGGAICMELLTKQGWSSAYTVEAVIMQIAATLVKGKARIQFGPTKSLSQGQYSLARAQQSFKSLVQIHEKNGWFTPPKEDG
- the LOC128718908 gene encoding ubiquitin-conjugating enzyme E2 Q2 isoform X2, whose product is MACLNTLKLEIKTLEQVFPKNHERFQILSATVDELCCRFIGRNGKQYVIHANITETYPSTPPVWFAESEDTSISNAVQILTNTNGLDNHVVNQVHILLRELCRQHTVPLPPDLETLKKQQQQQHQQLQLQHQQQAIDEIDSDCDDIEDVVGESDQESEGEEDLPLEMDDGRSTAKKDEMEVEHLATLERLRQTQRQDYLKGSVSGSVQATDRLMKELRDIYRSDSFKNNMYSIELVNDSIYEWNIRLMSVDPDSPLHNDLVLLKEREGKDSILLNIMFKETYPFEPPFVRVVHPIISGGYVLVGGAICMELLTKQGWSSAYTVEAVIMQIAATLVKGKARIQFGPTKSLSQGQYSLARAQQSFKSLVQIHEKNGWFTPPKEDG